In Dama dama isolate Ldn47 chromosome 9, ASM3311817v1, whole genome shotgun sequence, the following proteins share a genomic window:
- the LOC133061627 gene encoding olfactory receptor-like protein OLF4, which translates to MVPGNDTQDSEFLLQGLSMKPELQPLIFVLFLLMYLITGFGNLLIILAVSSDSHLHTPMYFFLSNLSFVDICFTTTTILKMLINIQSQRKAISYEGCISQMYFYMLFAVLDDFLLTVMAYDRYVAICHPLHYTVIMNPQLCGLLVLLSWIISTLLSLLETLLVLRLSFCTDLEIPHFFCEIKQIVQLACDDTLLNDTIMYFTTVLLGGGPLTGILYSYSKIIFSVRGISSPQGKYKAVSICASHLSVVSLYYCSSLGVYLSSAAAPHSSHSSATASVMYTVVTPMLNPFIYSLRNKDIKRALKRVIHMAVIKREIVLGLKKHP; encoded by the coding sequence ATGGTACCAGGAAATGATACACAAGATTCAGAATTTCTTCTTCAAGGATTATCAATGAAACCAGAGCTACAGCCCCTCATATTTGTGCTTTTCCTCCTAATGTACCTGATCACTGGGTTTGGAAACCTGCTCATCATCTTGGCTGTCAGTTCAGATTCCCACCTCCACacgcccatgtacttcttcctctccaacctgtccTTTGTAGACATCTGTTTCACCACCACAACAATCCTAAAGATGTTAATCAATATACAGAGCCAGAGAAAAGCTATATCCTATGAAGGCTGCATCAGTCAGATGTATTTTTACATGCTCTTTGCAGTATTGGATGATTTTCTTCTGaccgtgatggcctatgaccggtatgtggccatctgccaccccctGCACTACACAGTCATCATGAACCCTCAACTCTGTGGACTGCTGGTTCTGCTATCCTGGATCATTAGTACCCTGCTTTCCTTGTTAGAAACCTTACTTGTGTTACGGCTGTCTTTCTGTACAGATTTGGAAATCCCTCACTTTTTCTGTGAAATCAAGCAGATTGTGCAGCTTGCCTGTGATGATACGCTTCTTAATGATACCATTATGTATTTTACAACAGTGCTGTTGGGTGGTGGTCCCCTGACTGGTATCCTATACTCTTACTCTAAGATAATATTCTCTGTACGTGGAATCTCATCACCTCAGGGGAAATATAAAGCAGTCTCCATCTGTGCATCTCACCTCTCAGTTGTCTCCTTATATTATTGTTCAAGCCTAGGAGTGTACCTTAGCTCCGCTGCTGCTCCCCACAGCTCTCATTCAAGTGCAACAGCCTCTGTGATGTACACGGTGGTcacacccatgctgaaccccttcatctacagtctcagaaacaaagacataaaaagaGCTCTGAAAAGAGTCATTCACATGGCAGTTATAAAAAGGGAAATTGTTCTGGGTTTGAAGAAGCATCCTTGA